In Nostoc sphaeroides, the genomic window CCGATAGTTATGAGACACATTCCAAGTTGATGGATTTGTCACCAATACCAGAGGAAACACAACGGGATTCAGAGGTAATCGATCGCGAGTTACAAATTGTTTCTAACTTTTTGAATACCCACTTACGGGGGCGAAGTCTGTTAGAATTAGCCAACCTCAACTGGAGCGAACTAGATCAGGAATTCCAACGCTACGGGGAATTCTTGAAAAATTCAGTAGCCGAATTGACTCGTCGTACTCATGCGCCGACTGCAACCCAAATTATGGTTCGGGGTGTGTCAGAAGTTTTGCGCCAGCCAGAATTTTCCCAGTTACAGCAGGTACAAACAATTATCCATCTGCTGGAAGAAGAACAAGACCAACTATGGCGATTAATATTTGAGGAACCAGAGCTTGAGGATGTGGGTAAGTCAAAAGTAACGGTTCGCATTGGCGCAGAAAATCTTCTAGAACCGATACGCACCTGCACCTTGATTTCTTCTACCTATCGCCGAGGTTCAATACCAGTAGGAAGTGTGGGAGTTTTGGGGCCAACGCGTCTAGATTATGAAAGTGCGATCGCAGTAGTAGCATCTGCTGCTGATTACCTCTCCGAAGCTTTCAGTTATTTCAATCCCTAGAACAATACCATAGCAGGTAGATCAGCCTAATTTATAGTGGCAAAATCAATAATTAATACCTTTTAACTCTTTCATGGTTAGAAAAATTGCCTTTGGCCTGCTGTGGCTGGGATTCACTATCTATGCCTTTTTCCTAGCTCCTCCTGAGCAACCTGGTACATTCGAGTTAATTAAAACCCTTTCTACTGGCCAGTGGCAAGGCGTTAACCCGTTAATCACAGCACTATTCAACCTCATGGGCATCTGGCCTCTCATCTACAGCGCAGTAGTATTTATTGATGGTAGAGGACAAAAAATACCTGCTTGGCTATTTGCTACTGCCTCTTTTGGAGTCGGGGCATTTGCTTTGTTACCCTATTTAGCCCTTAGAGAACCAAATAATAAGTTTGTTGGTGAAAAGAATGCCTTGCTGAAGCTGCTAGATTCTCGTGTGACTGGGGTTGTGTTAACTGTAGCCACGATTCTTCTAATTGCCTACGGTTTAAGAGGAGGAGATTGGAGCAATTTTGTGCAACAGTGGCAAACTAACCGCTTCATCAATGTGATGAGTTTAGATTTCTGTCTACTTTCTCTATTATTTCCAGCTTTGCTAGAGGATGATATGGCGCGTCGCGTTTGGAAAAATCCACAGATATTCCGGTTAATAGCGTTGATACCGCTATTCGGGCCATTGATTTATTTGTGTGTGCGTCCACCTCTACCAGAAGTGGGTGTAGAGGCAATACCCAGTCAGCAGCCAGCTGTAAATTAAAGCAATTTGTAATTCGTAATTAAAGACAGTTTCAGTCGGGGATTTATACCAATTCACGAAAATCCTGATACATATAGATTTCTCGTAGGGGCAAGGCGCAATGCCCATTGGTGTCAACTTAAGGTGAAAGCCAGTCTATAATCAGCTTTTAGAGATTATCTCGTTCCCAGTCTCCGACTGGGAATGCCGTCCTAGAGGCTCCGCCTCAAGACTTGCGGCAGCAGCCCAATGATGTGCATTTCCAGCAAGAGGCTGGAAACGAGGTTTTAAAAGAGTTTTTGCTTAAGTTGACACCAGTGGGCATTGCCATGCCCCTACCAGGGTATTTGTATCATTATTAAAGTGAAATGGTATTAGCAGAGCCTCCCTTTTTTCAGTGAGTTAGGGATTTTCCACTTTGGGTGCGTAAATCCCAAGAGAAAATTTTTTCTCAAAGTACTTTACAAAACGCAATAAATTCTTTAAGATGTGTAACAGGTAGTCAAACCTACCTAATTCATTCACAAATAATCGCATTTATAAAACAATGACAACAACCTTACAACGTCGCGAAAGCGCCAACGTATGGGATCGGTTTTGCGAGTGGATCACCAGCACCAACAACCGGATTTACATCGGTTGGTTCGGCGTAGTAATGATCCCCACCCTCTTAGCCGCTACCGCTTGCTTCGTAATCGCCTTCATCGCCGCACCTCCAGTAGACATCGATGGCATCCGTGAACCTGTTGCAGGTTCCTTAATTTACGGAAATAACATCATCTCCGGTGCAGTAGTACCTTCCTCCAACGCAATCGGCTTGCACTTCTACCCAATTTGGGAAGCAGCATCCCTTGATGAGTGGTTGTACAACGGTGGCCCTTACCAATTGGTAATATTCCACTTCCTGATTGGCGTATTCTGCTACTTAGGTCGTGAATGGGAACTATCCTACCGCTTAGGTATGCGTCCTTGGATTGCGATCGCATATTCTGCTCCAGTAGCAGCAGCAAGTGCAGTATTCCTCGTATACCCCATCGGACAAGGATCATTCTCTGATGGTATGCCCTTGGGAATAAGCGGAACCTTCAACTTCATGATCGTGTTCCAAGCAGAACACAACATCTTGATGCACCCCTTCCACCAATTAGGTGTAGCAGGTGTATTCGGCGGAAGCTTGTTCTCTGCGATGCACGGTTCATTGGTTACATCTTCTTTGGTTCGTGAAACCACTGAAACCGAATCTCAAAACTACGGTTACAAATTCGGTCAAGAAGAGGAAACCTACAACATAGTTGCAGCCCACGGCTACTTCGGTCGTCTAATCTTCCAATACGCTTCATTCAACAACAGCCGTTCACTGCACTTCTTCTTAGCAGCATGGCCTGTAATCGGCATCTGGTTCACCGCCTTGGGTGTAAGCACAATGGCGTTCAACTTGAACGGTTTCAACTTCAACCAATCAATCATTGATTCAAGCGGTCGCGTCATCAGCACTTGGGCTGATGTAATCAACCGGGCTAACCTGGGTATGGAAGTAATGCACGAGCGCAATGCTCATAACTTCCCCTTAGATTTGGCTGCTGGTGATGTTGCTCCTGTAGCTCTTACCGCTCCTGCTATCAACGGTTAATTCTAAGCTCTAACTAAATCAAAAAGCGCTCTCCCAAAAGGGAGGGCGCTTTTTAGTATCAATGATAAGGCAATACGCTTGGGTTAAGGCTAAAACTCTTTATCAAAGTCAAATTTTTTAACGTAGACGCTTCTCTACAAGACGCTACGCGAACGGCTGGCTTCCCGCAGGGTACCGCAGAGGGAACAGAGAGAACAAAAAAATGCTTAACCCAAGCGTATTAAATGATAAGGGACTTCCAAGAAATAAATTATCCAATCTTGTGGGGTGGGCGACACGAGCGCCCACCCCACAATAAATAGTTGGATATTTTTTTATTTGTCAGCCCCTAACAGCGCTTAATTCTGGCAGGGCATTCTTAGTTGAGTATGCGGTAGTTTAAAAACAACTGACTTCCAACCTGACGAGTTTCGACGAGTTGGAGATGAGGAGCAGCTTGGGGAAGAAAACCCTCTCCCTCCACTGGGGTAGGGGCATCCTTTCCTCCATAAATGACTGGCCAAATTGTCAACCACCAATCGTCAATTCGCCCTGCCTTTACTAGAGCAGCTGTTAAAGAGCCGCCTCCCAAAACAACGACTTTGTGAATACCCCGCTCTGCCATCAAGCTGTAGGCCCGATCCCAGTCTATATCTGTCTCTCCCAAATCGATTAATTCAGCCAGCTTTTGCAAGCTTGTCACATCAGAATTGCGCTCTAAACCAGTCCGTGTTGTAAATATCCATCGCTCAATGTCCTGGCTTAAAAAATGCAAGTCCAGCGATAGGTCAAGGGAACCTGAGACAACGCAGGTAATGGGCTGGGGAGACTGACCCCGAACTTCGCGTGCTGCCAACAGTTCGGGATTGCTAATTGTAAAGGTTCCCCCCTCAGCCCGAATCGTCCCTGCTCCTACCAGGATTAAATCGGCAAGGGAGCCTTGATACTCTAGGTGTGCTTGATCAACTGGATCGGAATCACGAGGCGCTTTAGGATCTACGGCGCTAATTTTTCCATCGGCCGTCATCGCAAGAACCACAGTTGTTTGAATAGCTGACATGATTACATTCTGACGGTTCTTTATAATTTTACCTTTTTGAATTCTTTGCCATAAATAGTTGTTGCATTGTGCTTTAATTTACTTTCTAAGCTATACCTCAAGGTGGTAAAAGAATTTTTGTTGAATAATTGTCTCTACACAAGAGTCAATTTTTTTAAACCTAAGCGACTATCATGCCCAAACGGATATCTGCAATCGTATTTGTCTTAATTTTAATTTTAGGGTTTGCATCTCCAACTCAAGCTGCAACTCCCCGTTCAACTTGGGTCGAGAATGAAATTTATCAATACAATCATCCCTTTGCTTCTCAATTGCCTCAAGAACTGGCAACAAAAATGCAAAAGATGACAGCTAGCCCTTTCGCCTTTTATCGAGGAACAGCTCACATTTTTTATCGTGATATACAGACCTTGCCAAGTTCAGGATTTGTGAATTCTTCAACCTCAGCTATCTGGTTAGAGGGAGATATGCATCTGCAAAATCTTGGAGGGATGAGAGATAGCAACGACAACAACGTTTTTGACACCACCGATTTTGATGAAGCCTATCTTGGCCCCTACATTTGGGATTTGCGACGGATGGCAGTGTCCATTCTGTTGGCAGCTAGAGAGAACAATCTTAACTCAAGTGACGCTCAAGATATTGTCCGTAATTTTTTGGATGCTTATTTGAACAAGATGAGTGACTTTAAGGGAACCAACGACGAACTTTCATACCGTTTGGAATCTGGCAATACGAATGGTGTGGTCAAAGATTTGAATGAACTACCTCTAGCTAGCTTCGCTTGAGCTAGAGGTTTCTGCATCCTCTAGCTTGTTTTTAGCAAAGTTGCTTTGAGATTTCTGACGCTTCTTCGCCCCTAGTTGCCTCATACTTCCAGCTTGCTTTCGCGCCTTGGTGGATGAAGTAGAGCTAGACGACTCTGCGTCTGCGAGGACAGTTCCTGACCCCGGCAGATTCCCTTTACTCCAATAAAGCATAACCTGGGCAGCAGCAATATCTCTATCCTGACGATAACTACAAACACCGCACTCATGTACTCGGATATCGAGTGTTTTCTTGTGCTGGTGTCCACATTTAGGGCAGGTTTGAGAAGGCTTTACAAGGCGGGTTGGAACCTCGATAAATACACCACCAATTTGTTCTACTTTATATTTGATGGCGTTGCGTAGCATTCCAAATCCAACATCAAGGATAGACTTATTTAGTCCAGCCTTTTGTTTATGCGAAGAGCCTTTTTTAGGTTTACTAGTCATGTTTTTGACAACTAGAGTTTCAGTTGCCACCATGCTATTACTGCGTGTTATTTGTGTGGCAACTTGGTGTACCCAATTTTGGCGTTGGTTAGCAACTTTGCGGTTAAGTTTACTAACCTTTAATTGAGCTTTTTTAAACCGTCTAGAAGCTTTTATTTTTTTCTTTCTATTCGGCGCACGTTTACGTCTTTTATCCTTAGATGCTTTTTTGATTAGATGTTCTGCATTCCTCAAAAACTTGGGAGCATCAATTTGTTGGTGATTTTCACCATCAGTAATTGATAAAGCAGATTTACATCCAAAGTCAATACCAATAGCACCACAGGGTAGAATCTCTGGTTTGAGAGCTTGGTCTAATACATTGACAGTAATTGAGGCGTACCATTTACCATTACGATAAAGAATGGTGCAAGTAGTTGGTTTGCCCCAATATTTAGCCTGTCCACGCATTTGAATACGCCCAATCTTAGACAGACCCAAATACCCATTCTCTCCGTCTGACTCTAGCTTAAAACCTGCACAATCTGGATAAGTCCATCCCGAATAATGCCGAATTGATTTAAATCTAGGTCGTTTACCCAATCCCTTAAACCAACGTTCAAAGGCGTAATCAACACGTTTTAAAGTTGCTTGTAGTGCATGACTTGGAAGCTCTTTATATTCTAACCAAACTTCTTTAAACGCAGGTAAACAGTTTTGCTGCTCAAAATAATCAACTTTGTGATTATAGATTTTGTACTGGTTAAATCTGTTGTTTACTGCGGCATTGTACAAGTCCTTGTGGAGCTTTCGGTGATACCGCAATGTTAATTCAGTTTTTTCATTTGGGTATAAACGAAAGGTCATTCGTCTTGTTGCCACAGTATGTTTTTGTTTCCCTTCGACTACGCTCAGGGTAAACCTCCGAAATCTGGTATATTAGTCAGAATACATCAGACACGGTTACTTGTCAAATGCTTCCTCGCAAAGGGTCACATGCTGTTTTCTCTATTCACTTGCACTTTGTTTTTATTACCAAATATCGCAAACAGGTAATTACTGCACCAATCCTTGAAAGGATGCATGAGATTTTTGCAAATATTTGCATTAAAACTAATTGTATTTTGATAGAATTCTCAGGTGAACAAGACCACGTTCATTTGTTGGTAGACTACCATCCAGATAACAATATTTCTGATTTCACTTCTAGTTTAAAGTCTGCTAGTAGTAGGGTTATTCGCAAAGAATTTAAAGAACATATTGACAAGTTTTACTGGAAACCCCTGTTTTGGTCTAGCTCTTATTATGTTGCGTCAAGTGGAGGCGCACCAATCGACAAATTAAAACAATACATTAAAGATCAAGATGCGCCAATCGAATAAATATGGATTGGTTATTTCCACTTCGTTCCAATAACCCGCTCTGATCCCTACCCTACTAAGAGTTGAGGGTAGGGACTGCCGCGATGCGTTCAAAAGGCATCAGACAAGAACCGTTCTAGGTTGCTAAGTAAGTACACGCAGTTAAATAACACTAACAATCGAGTATTCCAGACTACCTCAGAACTTCAGCCTGTATCCAGCAGCACCTATTCAGACATTGCTGGGGCTATGAGCAGTTACATTGCCTCAATTCCTAGCATTAAACGCTACAACAATAGTTATTATGCTCTTAAAGACATTCGGCTAAAATTAGGTTCAGGCACTGGTAGTCTTGGTAAGTACCGATATTACTTGCTGATTGAGGGGCCAAGTTCAGTAACCGACGACGATCGCATTTTGCAGATGAAGCAGGAAGGCAGTAGCGCAGTTGCGATCGCAGTTCCAGGTTTGCTACCAACTTCAGTTTACGGCAATCAAGAAGGGGCCAGAGTGGCAATCGCTACTAAAGCAATGCTCTCTAATACTGATCCTTTGGTTGGCTACACTACGGTTAATAGCATCCCCTTTATGGTACATGAAAAATCACCCTACCAAGTGGACTTTGACTATACATTGCTAACTACTAAGTCAAAATTCATGGATGCGATGGGATATGCGGGGAAGGTGGTTGCCAAGAACCATGCAATCTCTGATAAAGACTATGATGCTGCGATTATTCCCGTAAGCGTTGATAAAGAAGTGACTGATATTGTCAGTGGTAACAAGGCTGTATTCAAAGACGAAATTGTTAACTTTGCGGTAGACTATGCAACTCAAGTTGAGTATGACTACACGAGTTTTGTAAATGCTTATAACCAAGGGGTGATACTCTACTAGTAGCGCAAGGCAAAAGTCACTCATTCAAAAGACTTTAATTTTGAAGGGGTTGAGAAACGAACCGCATTCGCAAAGCGTCTCGCAGAGAAGACGCATACCCCTCCGGGGAAGCAAGCTACGCGCAGCGTCTCGTCAGAGAAGAACGCAAAGGAAGAAAAACTAAGAATGAGTTTAGTCATGATATTTAATGAGACAGACCACTAGAACACCGATTCAGTATTTAGAGATTGTCTGCTATTCAAACCTTGAGGAGCGAATTTATAATGTTTCGTCTACTAACAGCTTTGGCGCAGCGACTCCTGCGGAGTCTCGCTTTGGTAATATTGCTAACTTTGATTAATAGTTTAATACTTCCTGCCGCCACTTGGGCTGCCTCTTCTGGTTTGGGAGTTGATAATGGTCATCTTAGTTCTTGTCCAGCTTCAGACAACTGTGTTGTTAGTCAAGATGGTGATCCCAAACATGCCATTGACCCAATTGCTTATCATATAGATCGCGATGCAGCACGAAAAACCTTACTCAAAGCTCTCACCGTTGTTCCACGCACAGAAGTTATAGAACAGACAGATAATTACATCCACGCTCTTTCTAAAAGCCGCATCTTCAAATTTATTGATGATGTAGAGTTTTATTTCCCTCCTAATGAGTCAGTAATTCATGTGCGATCGGCCGCTCGCGTGGGAGAGTCGGATCTTGGTGTTAATCGCAGGCGTTTGGAGCAAATTCGTCTGGCTCTGCGCGATCTAAATATTTGATTTTGGCTTGAGTAGCAAGATGTTTAAAACCCACATCTTTCGTAAGGGCATGAAAAACCTAACCCCCTAATACCAATTCTGTATGAAGATGCACAGAATATTAAACGAACCGCCAAGTACGCCAAGGACGCCAAGAATAGAGAGTTACTCATTTAGTGCAGCTTCACATTAAATTGGTATAACCCTCAACTCGTCGCTCTAAGGGGGAAAATTCAAAGTCTCTCTCCTTAAAGGAAGAGAGAAATAGAAGTGAGGTTTTCCAGATAACCTGAATTGTCAGGTAGATTAACCGCTTCACCTCACCAACTGCGCGGCGGAATTAAAAAATTGACGACACAACCCCTTTGTGACTAAAACTGTTGTCAACAAGTTAGCAAAAGCCACCATGAACATAATCAAAATTTCGTAGGATACAGCATCCAGAGGTTTCACACCAGCTAACAACTGTCCGGTGGTAATTCCTGGTATTGCCACCATACCGATGAGGATCATTTGATTGAGAGTCGGAATCAATCCGGCTCTGATGGCGTCTTTGCGATACTGGCTAACTGCTTGCTCGGGTGTTGCGCCTAAGCTCAAATGGGTTTCTATTTCGAGATGGCTGGAATTGATGGTGCTGACAAGACGATCGCCTGCGATCGCAGCTGCATTGGTAGCATTACCTAAAACTATCCCTGCTAAGGGAATTATATACTGTGGTTCATACCATCTTTCTGGTTGAATAATCAAGAAGTTGGTGTAAAGCACTGTCAGGGCGGTACTAATTAAAATTGCACCCCACACTAAAGGCAACACATAAGGAATTTTTTGGCTGATCCGATTTCGTGCGACAATCGCCGTAATTGTCAGCATTATTGTTAATATCGCCAAAACTGCCCAAGCATTGTCCAAAGCCAAGATGAAATCTAAAATGTATCCCAATACAAGTAGTTGTAAGATGGTTCTCCCAGTAGCAAGGGCTAAATTTAACTCTAGTCCTAATTTTTCCCAGGCAGATAAACCAATGGCGATCGCCATCAATCCCACAGCAATAGCTAAATCCACGAAATCCAGCTTGATCAACTCCTGCATGGTTTCTCTATCTCCTGGTATTTTCTTCTCAAAGCAGCCCACACAAGAGGAACTTTGATCCGATGTGTTGGATCTTGGTTGATATATATCACCTTCATCAATTCAAAATTCAAAAATGGTACAACCTTAACGTGGCAAACACCTAGTATGCTTATTATCTGTAAATTAAATGTGCGGTAGTTTCTAGCGCCACAGTTTAAGTAAAAACCCTAATAGATGCGTATCTTGGGCGATAGTCTTTTAGTAGCTCCTTTTTGATTAACAATTCAATCAGCAAAAATTGACTCTCGAAGTGCATCCTTTGTATCTCCCAATAAAATAAGAACTCATGATCCAAAGTGTAAATCCTATCCCTGCCTTTGATATCAAGCAGCAATACACCACCATCGAAGCAGAAGTAAGTGCAGCTGTCTTAGAGGTTCTGGCTTCTGGCCGCTATATTGGCGGCCCCTTAGTCGAAGGCTTTGAACAACAGTTTGCTGCTTATAATACTGTTACTCAATGTGTGGCTTGTAATTCTGGCACTGATGCGCTCTACTTAGCGTTACGAGTCTTGGAAATTGGTGCAGGCGATGAAGTGATTACAACGCCTTTTACCTTTATTGCTACATCTGAAGTAATTAGCGCCGTGGGTGCAAAGCCTGTTTTCGTTGATATTGACGCTACTACGTTTAATTTGGATGTGGAGCAAGTAGCGGCGGCGATTACGTCCAAAACTAAAGCGATTATCCCAGTTCACCTATTTGGACAACCTGTGGATATGGCATTATTGATGGCGATCGCTCAGTCTCACAATTTGGCAATAATTGAAGATTGCGCTCAGTCTACAGGGGCAATGTGGGCTAATCAAAAAGTAGGAAGCATTGGACATATTGGTTGCTTTAGTTTCTACCCTACCAAAAATCTTGGTGGTTGCGGCGATGGCGGGGCAATAACGACTAATGACCCTGCGATCGCTACTAAACTGCGAATACTACGAGATCATGGCAGTAAAGTTAGATATTTACATGAAGAAATCGGTGTAAATAGCCGCTTGGATGCTCTCCAAGCAGCTATTTTGCAAATTAAGCTACGTTATTTAGATATTTGGAACAATCGCCGACGAGATATCGCCAACTATTACTACCAGTATCTGTCTCAAGTTCCGGGGATTGTGCCGCCCCAAGAGTTACCTGAGGGTATTGGGGTATGGAATCAATACACTATTCGCATCTCCGGCGAAGGGCGCAATGGTTCTAGCGCCAAATATCGAGATTGGGTGCGTAGTCAATTGCAAGAACAGGGCGTGAGTTCAATGATTTACTATCCCCACCCTTTACATTTGCAGCCAGTTTATCAAAATCTGGGCTATGAAATTGGGGATTTACCAATAGCAGAGCAAGCTTGCCATGAAGTTATATCCTTGCCTATGTATCCAGAACTGACACAACAACAGCAAGATCAGGTGATTTATGCGCTGAAAGAAGTTATGAGTTAGGAGTTTTAATTTTGGAGTTAGGAGTTAGGAGTTAGGAGTTAGGAGTTTTAATTTTGGAGTTAGGAGTTGGGAGGTAGGAGTTTAAAGTTAGGAGTTTGAAGTTAGGAGTTTAAAGTTTGAAGTTAGGAATGAATAAATCCTTCAACTCATAACTCATCACTCCTAACTCTTAACTCTTAACTCCTAACTCCTAACTCTTAACTCTTAACTCCTAACTCCTAACTCTTAACTCTTAACTCCTAACTCCTAACTCTTAACTCTTAACTCATTATTTGCAGTCGCTAAGGCTTCTACTAAGCCACGCACAGCAGCAATCATTGCTATTTCGCTATTGAGTTGGTTGATGGCGGAACCAACACCAACACCAGCAGCACCAGCCGCGATCGCTAATGGTGCGGTAACGTTAGAAATGCCTGAAGCACACAATACTGGTAGTGACACCACACGGGAAATCTCAAAAGCTGCTGCCAAGGTGGGAGCAGCTTTTTCAATTAATCCTAGTGTTCCAGCGTTAACTGGGTTACTGCTAGTACCGCCTTCGGTTTGGATAATGTCTGCTCCAGCTTTCACCAGTTCTTCTGCTAACTGCACCTGTTGATCTAGTTCCAAAATGTGGGGAACGGTAACAGATAGGGTAATTTCCGGGAAGAGAGCGCGGGTTTGCTGAGTCAGTGCTAGCACTTCTGGAGCCTCAAAGCGGCGTCCTTGAGCATAGAAGGAATCGAAATTCCCGATTTCAATTAAATCAGCACCAGCTGCTACAGCTTGCACAAATTTTTCTGGCTCTACTGCTGAAACACAAACTGGTAAATTTGTCAAACTTTTAGCTAGTTGGACTAAGGCTGCATCGGCGGCAATATCGACAAAAGTAGCACCGCCAAATTCAGCAGCTTTCACGGTAGCAGCGACGCTAGCGGCGTCGAAGTTATTCAAGCCGCTAATCACTTTCAGGACGCGGCGGTTAGTAAATGCACGTTGGAGTGGGGAATGCATCGTCATAGTTTGGCTTTTGAAGCTACGAAAATTAGGTATATTCTACCGTCCCTTAGTTAATCCGGGACTAAATAACTATCGCAGTTGCCAAATCTTGATAGTTTTATCCTTTTTCTTGGATTAGCGATCGCTACAGCGTATTTCAGGTAAATGAGGTACACCCGTAGGGGCATGGCACTGCCATGCCCTTACAATTATCTGTACCTCACCAACTTGCAATCTGCTGTATATTGTAAAATTTTGTTCTTGGAGTTTACTCTGCCAATTCAGCTAGGTATTAAAACAATTCGCAATTCGCAATTCGCAATGGGCAACTCTTGGAGACGCTAAAAGCGAACGCCCCGCTACGCTAACGCAATACGTGAAAGTGAAGGGGATTTAGACCCCGACACAAAACGCGCTGTCTGTCTTACTGGGGACTTAAACCCCCACCACTTGTTAAATGCAGCATAAATTTAGCAGATCCATCTGTGAAAATAATTAAGTTATTGTTTTCAGGAGGAAGATATGACTGAAGAAATAATGGCAAACTTTGACGATAAAGAAATACTTGAACTCTGGGATAATAGAGCTAAAGACTGGGATATTCAAGTTGGCGAAGATGGCGACAGCAATCGAATTCTGAACTCAGATCCAGTCCTATGGAGTTTCGCTGGTAATGTTGCAGGATTGTCTGTCCTCGATGCTGGTTGTGGCACAGGATATTTAGCACGGCAGCTTTGTCTTAAAGGGGCCAGTGTAACTGGTATAGATTTTTCTCCTCAGATGATAGAAATTGCCCAATTCAGAGCTAGCCAAAATAATCTAGATATAGATTTTCATTTGGATTCATGCACTGAACTCAAGTCGCTTCCAGATCAACAATTTGATATGATTATCTCGAATTATGTTCTCATGGATTTGCTTGATCTCGAAGGAGCAATTAGGGCATTCAATCGTGTTCTGAAGTCTAGTGGTATTGCAATCCTTGTGTTCTCACATCCTTGTTTTCCCCAAGGTAACTCGACGACTGTAAATGAAGATGGAACAGTTTTTTATGGTTGGACTTCTTCTTACTTTGAAAGGACACAACATAGCGACCAACCTTGGAACCATTTTACAACACCATTTATCTGGTTTCACCGCCCTCTTTCCGATTACTGGAAAGCTTTCAAGGCAGCAGGTTTTTCTGTGGACGAATTTGAAGAACCA contains:
- the hrcA gene encoding heat-inducible transcriptional repressor HrcA; this translates as MEVQLTNRQQHILWATVRHYIATAEPVGSKALVDEYNLGVSSATIRNVMGVLEKSGLLYQPHASAGRVPSDSGYRIYVDQLITPSLRDAARTESLGREVEVALQKRLQWEDWSLETLLQGAAQILATLSGCISLITMPQTTTALLRHLQLVQIEAGRIMLIVVTDSYETHSKLMDLSPIPEETQRDSEVIDRELQIVSNFLNTHLRGRSLLELANLNWSELDQEFQRYGEFLKNSVAELTRRTHAPTATQIMVRGVSEVLRQPEFSQLQQVQTIIHLLEEEQDQLWRLIFEEPELEDVGKSKVTVRIGAENLLEPIRTCTLISSTYRRGSIPVGSVGVLGPTRLDYESAIAVVASAADYLSEAFSYFNP
- a CDS encoding DUF2834 domain-containing protein translates to MVRKIAFGLLWLGFTIYAFFLAPPEQPGTFELIKTLSTGQWQGVNPLITALFNLMGIWPLIYSAVVFIDGRGQKIPAWLFATASFGVGAFALLPYLALREPNNKFVGEKNALLKLLDSRVTGVVLTVATILLIAYGLRGGDWSNFVQQWQTNRFINVMSLDFCLLSLLFPALLEDDMARRVWKNPQIFRLIALIPLFGPLIYLCVRPPLPEVGVEAIPSQQPAVN
- the psbA gene encoding photosystem II q(b) protein — encoded protein: MTTTLQRRESANVWDRFCEWITSTNNRIYIGWFGVVMIPTLLAATACFVIAFIAAPPVDIDGIREPVAGSLIYGNNIISGAVVPSSNAIGLHFYPIWEAASLDEWLYNGGPYQLVIFHFLIGVFCYLGREWELSYRLGMRPWIAIAYSAPVAAASAVFLVYPIGQGSFSDGMPLGISGTFNFMIVFQAEHNILMHPFHQLGVAGVFGGSLFSAMHGSLVTSSLVRETTETESQNYGYKFGQEEETYNIVAAHGYFGRLIFQYASFNNSRSLHFFLAAWPVIGIWFTALGVSTMAFNLNGFNFNQSIIDSSGRVISTWADVINRANLGMEVMHERNAHNFPLDLAAGDVAPVALTAPAING
- a CDS encoding RibD family protein; translated protein: MSAIQTTVVLAMTADGKISAVDPKAPRDSDPVDQAHLEYQGSLADLILVGAGTIRAEGGTFTISNPELLAAREVRGQSPQPITCVVSGSLDLSLDLHFLSQDIERWIFTTRTGLERNSDVTSLQKLAELIDLGETDIDWDRAYSLMAERGIHKVVVLGGGSLTAALVKAGRIDDWWLTIWPVIYGGKDAPTPVEGEGFLPQAAPHLQLVETRQVGSQLFLNYRILN
- a CDS encoding DUF2252 family protein; amino-acid sequence: MPKRISAIVFVLILILGFASPTQAATPRSTWVENEIYQYNHPFASQLPQELATKMQKMTASPFAFYRGTAHIFYRDIQTLPSSGFVNSSTSAIWLEGDMHLQNLGGMRDSNDNNVFDTTDFDEAYLGPYIWDLRRMAVSILLAARENNLNSSDAQDIVRNFLDAYLNKMSDFKGTNDELSYRLESGNTNGVVKDLNELPLASFA
- a CDS encoding RNA-guided endonuclease InsQ/TnpB family protein — its product is MTFRLYPNEKTELTLRYHRKLHKDLYNAAVNNRFNQYKIYNHKVDYFEQQNCLPAFKEVWLEYKELPSHALQATLKRVDYAFERWFKGLGKRPRFKSIRHYSGWTYPDCAGFKLESDGENGYLGLSKIGRIQMRGQAKYWGKPTTCTILYRNGKWYASITVNVLDQALKPEILPCGAIGIDFGCKSALSITDGENHQQIDAPKFLRNAEHLIKKASKDKRRKRAPNRKKKIKASRRFKKAQLKVSKLNRKVANQRQNWVHQVATQITRSNSMVATETLVVKNMTSKPKKGSSHKQKAGLNKSILDVGFGMLRNAIKYKVEQIGGVFIEVPTRLVKPSQTCPKCGHQHKKTLDIRVHECGVCSYRQDRDIAAAQVMLYWSKGNLPGSGTVLADAESSSSTSSTKARKQAGSMRQLGAKKRQKSQSNFAKNKLEDAETSSSSEAS
- the tnpA gene encoding IS200/IS605 family transposase; translated protein: MLPRKGSHAVFSIHLHFVFITKYRKQVITAPILERMHEIFANICIKTNCILIEFSGEQDHVHLLVDYHPDNNISDFTSSLKSASSRVIRKEFKEHIDKFYWKPLFWSSSYYVASSGGAPIDKLKQYIKDQDAPIE
- a CDS encoding DUF2252 family protein, which translates into the protein MLSKYTQLNNTNNRVFQTTSELQPVSSSTYSDIAGAMSSYIASIPSIKRYNNSYYALKDIRLKLGSGTGSLGKYRYYLLIEGPSSVTDDDRILQMKQEGSSAVAIAVPGLLPTSVYGNQEGARVAIATKAMLSNTDPLVGYTTVNSIPFMVHEKSPYQVDFDYTLLTTKSKFMDAMGYAGKVVAKNHAISDKDYDAAIIPVSVDKEVTDIVSGNKAVFKDEIVNFAVDYATQVEYDYTSFVNAYNQGVILY
- a CDS encoding DUF1499 domain-containing protein, coding for MFRLLTALAQRLLRSLALVILLTLINSLILPAATWAASSGLGVDNGHLSSCPASDNCVVSQDGDPKHAIDPIAYHIDRDAARKTLLKALTVVPRTEVIEQTDNYIHALSKSRIFKFIDDVEFYFPPNESVIHVRSAARVGESDLGVNRRRLEQIRLALRDLNI